The Acidobacteriota bacterium genome has a segment encoding these proteins:
- the galU gene encoding UTP--glucose-1-phosphate uridylyltransferase — MRVRKAVFPAAGLGTRFLPATKSMPKEMLPVVDKPLIQFAVEEAIASDIEDVIIVTGRGKRAIEDYFDRSFELEAVLEARGQERELATVRRIADLCRFAYVRQKQILGLGHAVLCTRSLVGEEPFAVFLADDLVLADVPPIQQLLHVFRTTGHPVLAVQRVPRDRVGAYGVIAPRRSDGRVHEVADLVEKPRPGHEPSDLAIVGRYILTPRIFPVLARTPPGARGEIQLTDALRELARENALMAVEIEGRRFDAGTRLGLVQATVQLALEREDLGPRLAEWLASLDLDRGGRGGS; from the coding sequence ATGCGGGTGCGCAAGGCGGTCTTCCCCGCGGCCGGCCTCGGCACGCGATTCCTGCCGGCGACGAAGTCGATGCCGAAGGAGATGCTCCCGGTCGTCGACAAGCCGCTCATCCAGTTCGCCGTCGAGGAAGCGATCGCCTCGGACATCGAGGACGTGATCATCGTCACCGGGCGCGGCAAGCGCGCCATCGAGGACTACTTCGACCGCTCCTTCGAGCTGGAGGCGGTGCTGGAGGCCCGGGGACAGGAGCGCGAGCTGGCGACGGTGCGCCGCATCGCGGACCTGTGCCGCTTCGCCTACGTGCGGCAAAAGCAGATCCTCGGCCTCGGGCACGCCGTGCTGTGCACGCGAAGCCTCGTGGGAGAAGAGCCTTTTGCCGTGTTCCTGGCCGACGACCTCGTCCTCGCCGACGTCCCGCCGATCCAGCAGCTCCTCCACGTCTTCCGGACCACCGGCCATCCCGTGCTCGCCGTGCAGCGCGTGCCGCGCGACCGGGTCGGGGCCTACGGCGTGATCGCGCCGCGCCGCTCCGACGGCCGCGTCCACGAGGTGGCCGACCTCGTCGAAAAGCCTCGCCCCGGCCACGAACCGTCCGATCTGGCCATCGTCGGGCGGTACATCCTGACCCCTCGCATCTTCCCCGTCCTGGCCCGGACGCCCCCGGGGGCGCGGGGGGAGATCCAGCTCACCGACGCCCTGAGAGAGCTGGCCCGCGAGAACGCCCTCATGGCGGTCGAGATCGAGGGCCGCCGTTTCGATGCCGGCACGAGGCTCGGACTCGTCCAGGCGACCGTCCAGCTGGCGCTGGAGCGTGAGGACCTCGGGCCGAGGCTCGCGGAGTGGCTCGCGAGCCTGGACTTGGACCGCGGGGGGCGGGGAGGATCGTAG
- a CDS encoding histidine triad nucleotide-binding protein, with the protein MAESDCLFCKIVSGAVDAKKVHEDPLCVAFEDINPQAPVHVLIVPKKHVATLNDLLPEDEPMAGHLLTVAARIAKERGVDGPGYRTVVNCNAGAGQSVFHLHVHLLGGRSFGWPPG; encoded by the coding sequence ATGGCCGAATCCGACTGCCTGTTCTGCAAGATCGTCTCGGGCGCCGTCGACGCGAAGAAGGTCCACGAGGATCCCCTCTGCGTCGCCTTCGAGGACATCAATCCGCAGGCGCCCGTGCACGTCCTGATCGTGCCGAAAAAGCACGTGGCCACCTTGAACGACCTCCTCCCGGAGGACGAGCCGATGGCCGGCCACCTCCTCACGGTCGCCGCCCGGATCGCCAAGGAGCGGGGCGTCGACGGCCCGGGTTACCGGACGGTCGTCAACTGCAACGCCGGGGCCGGTCAGTCCGTCTTCCACCTCCACGTCCACCTGCTCGGAGGCCGGAGCTTCGGCTGGCCGCCGGGCTAG
- the murA gene encoding UDP-N-acetylglucosamine 1-carboxyvinyltransferase produces the protein MDRLVIDGGHALDGAVRISGAKNAALPALSATLLTSGEVRLDNVPDVRDVSTMIELLGTLGVRAERLGRHRWALSAPELVSAEAPWDLVRRMRASVLVLGPLLARHGRARVSLPGGCAIGARPIDRHLAGLERMGAEIRLEHGYIEARADRLQGAEITFEDVTVTGTENLMMAACLARGTTVLRNAAREPEVEDLASLLIAMGARIEGHGTRTITIEGVEELHGAEHRIIPDRIEAGTYLVAAAITGGRVTLEAVDPGHLGVVLERLERVGLGLECGRDWIRAQRAGALRAHDMVTEPYPGFPTDLQAQYMVLMTQAGGLSRISEQIFEARFMHVPELLRMGASIELSGHTAAVEGPTPLTGAEVTASDLRASACLVLAGLAARGRTVVHRVYHLDRGYEAIEEKLGRLGARIERVR, from the coding sequence ATGGACCGGCTCGTCATCGACGGCGGTCACGCTCTCGACGGTGCCGTGCGTATCTCCGGCGCCAAGAACGCCGCCCTTCCCGCGCTGAGCGCCACGCTGCTGACCTCCGGAGAGGTGCGGCTGGACAACGTGCCGGACGTGCGGGACGTGTCGACGATGATCGAGCTGCTCGGGACCCTCGGCGTCCGGGCGGAGCGTCTGGGGCGCCACCGCTGGGCTCTGTCCGCCCCGGAACTCGTCTCGGCCGAGGCGCCGTGGGATCTCGTCCGCCGGATGCGCGCCTCGGTGCTCGTCCTCGGGCCTCTCCTGGCGCGGCACGGGCGGGCCCGGGTCTCCCTGCCGGGGGGCTGCGCCATCGGGGCCCGCCCGATCGACCGCCACCTCGCCGGGCTCGAGCGGATGGGAGCGGAGATCAGGCTCGAGCACGGCTACATCGAGGCTCGGGCCGACCGGCTGCAAGGTGCCGAGATCACCTTCGAGGACGTGACGGTCACCGGCACGGAAAACCTGATGATGGCGGCTTGCCTCGCGCGCGGCACGACCGTCTTGCGCAACGCGGCGCGGGAGCCGGAGGTCGAGGACCTGGCGAGCCTTCTGATCGCGATGGGCGCGCGCATCGAGGGGCACGGCACCCGGACGATCACGATCGAGGGGGTGGAGGAGCTCCACGGAGCCGAGCACCGGATCATTCCCGACCGGATCGAGGCGGGCACCTACCTGGTCGCGGCGGCGATCACCGGCGGCCGGGTCACCCTCGAGGCGGTCGATCCGGGGCACCTCGGCGTGGTGCTCGAACGTCTCGAGCGGGTCGGGCTGGGACTCGAATGCGGGCGCGACTGGATCCGAGCGCAGCGGGCCGGAGCTCTGCGGGCGCACGACATGGTCACCGAGCCCTATCCCGGATTCCCGACCGACCTGCAGGCCCAGTACATGGTCCTGATGACGCAGGCGGGGGGGCTCTCGCGAATCAGCGAACAGATCTTCGAGGCGCGCTTCATGCACGTGCCCGAGCTGCTGCGCATGGGGGCCTCGATCGAACTGTCGGGCCACACCGCGGCCGTCGAGGGACCGACGCCGCTGACCGGGGCCGAGGTGACGGCCTCGGACCTCCGCGCGTCGGCGTGCCTGGTGCTGGCGGGCCTCGCGGCCCGCGGCCGTACCGTCGTGCACCGCGTGTACCACCTCGACCGCGGTTACGAGGCGATCGAGGAGAAGCTCGGCCGGCTCGGCGCCAGGATCGAACGAGTCCGGTAG